One segment of Methylocella silvestris BL2 DNA contains the following:
- a CDS encoding AtpZ/AtpI family protein: protein MASICKEAILKMGAAQLGEREGPRSENEGRPDAKESADERETAALRSRLDRLSADLGAAREAPPSGGAEGSAPEVGSIGTAMSLGFRVLAEFVSAVVVGALLGWQLDKWIGTTPLFLLVFLLLGTAAGFWNVYRIAVNRKGLGP from the coding sequence ATGGCTTCAATCTGCAAAGAAGCGATCTTGAAAATGGGAGCGGCGCAGTTGGGCGAGCGCGAAGGGCCTCGGAGCGAAAACGAAGGCCGTCCGGACGCGAAAGAGTCGGCGGACGAGCGGGAGACGGCGGCGCTGCGGTCGCGGCTCGACAGATTGTCGGCTGATCTCGGCGCGGCGCGCGAGGCGCCGCCATCTGGCGGCGCGGAGGGGTCGGCGCCGGAAGTTGGATCGATCGGGACGGCGATGAGCCTCGGCTTCCGCGTCCTTGCGGAATTTGTGTCGGCGGTCGTCGTCGGCGCGCTGCTTGGGTGGCAGCTCGATAAGTGGATTGGCACGACGCCGCTGTTTCTTCTGGTCTTCCTTCTTCTTGGGACGGCGGCGGGGTTTTGGAACGTGTATCGAATAGCCGTCAACCGCAAAGGTCTTGGACCTTAG
- a CDS encoding TIGR02302 family protein: protein MASFGRPGGKNDASEGPLAAAARPAQRLDRLVWQGRALLLFERSWRALAPALIVAGAFLALSFTGLWLETPHWARLGGVALFAAALALALWPMRRLRLPTRRDALERIDRVSGLKERPAAVLDDRLGNADGDPETAALWALHQRRAERQVALLRTGSPSPRVVDVDRYALRAAVLVALVAAAFIAGPEKYARVAAAFDWRFAGLAGAGQRIDAWVDPPPYTGRTPIVLTQRAGAPGHDKIEAPVGSIIVIRSSAGKPAYRATGALAEPPRDDAKEAQAKDAGAQGQNPPAPAAKQVAGSAPHNETRLVLRGDASLTIDGVGAFDFASIPDKPPTIALAAVPRPNARGSLTLRYQIKDDYGAIAAEAIFADPVLPDGKTSSRSLVEAPKAALQLPPAGDEAGEAETTIDLSENPWAGARVQMTLVAHDEGGNEGKSEAFTIVLPQKPFVKPLARALVEQRRNLVLNPDDKGRVSTALDAFMIAPESFDVSDGVYLGLRVASERLAAASSDKDLVDVADYLWQMALRLEEGDLSEAERDLRAAQQQLREALQRNAPPEEIKRLTDNLRAAMDKFLREFAEQQQQKQEDADQSADDQRGSGKSISEKELKAMLDKMQQLAQNGDPAEAQKMLEQMQNILENLKMAQHRKRDPQSREMSRALNELDRMSREQQQLRDETYQKGEAAKRQQRRQRSPLDDQDEEDLSGGGPNQDQPGEDGDQQEADQKPGGKSDAGQSQAELEKRQEDLRQRLEDLEQRLKKAGQGGPGLSDAQKAMQDAKKALGQGARGSDSAVEAQGRALDGLRDGAQKLAQAMGQQGEGEGEGQGQAQGEGQGEGQEGPGQQGQYGQDGTDPLGRPTGRERAFNPSAKYDPMGVPAAERAQRVLEELRRRLGDFSRPREEMDYLERLLRRY, encoded by the coding sequence TTGGCGAGTTTCGGACGCCCCGGCGGCAAAAACGATGCGTCCGAAGGACCGTTGGCCGCCGCCGCGCGCCCGGCGCAGCGCCTCGACCGTCTCGTCTGGCAGGGGCGCGCGCTTTTGCTGTTCGAGCGCAGCTGGCGCGCTCTGGCGCCGGCGCTGATCGTCGCGGGGGCTTTCCTCGCTTTATCCTTCACGGGGCTTTGGCTGGAGACGCCGCATTGGGCGCGCCTCGGGGGCGTTGCGCTTTTTGCCGCGGCGCTGGCGCTGGCGCTGTGGCCGATGCGCAGGCTGCGCCTGCCGACCCGGCGGGACGCATTGGAGCGGATCGACCGGGTCTCGGGGCTGAAAGAGCGCCCCGCAGCAGTCCTCGACGATCGTCTCGGCAACGCCGACGGCGATCCTGAAACCGCGGCGCTGTGGGCGCTGCACCAGCGCCGCGCCGAGCGGCAGGTCGCGCTGCTGCGGACCGGCTCGCCATCGCCGCGCGTCGTCGACGTCGACCGCTATGCGCTGCGCGCCGCCGTTCTTGTCGCGCTGGTCGCCGCCGCCTTTATTGCCGGGCCGGAGAAATATGCGCGGGTCGCCGCCGCCTTCGACTGGCGCTTCGCCGGCCTCGCCGGCGCCGGACAGCGCATCGACGCCTGGGTCGATCCGCCCCCCTATACCGGCCGCACGCCGATCGTCCTGACCCAGCGCGCGGGCGCCCCCGGCCACGACAAGATCGAAGCGCCGGTCGGATCGATCATCGTCATCCGCAGTTCCGCGGGCAAGCCAGCCTATCGCGCGACCGGCGCGCTCGCCGAGCCGCCGCGCGACGACGCCAAGGAGGCGCAGGCGAAGGACGCCGGCGCGCAAGGGCAGAACCCGCCGGCCCCGGCCGCAAAGCAGGTCGCAGGCTCCGCCCCCCATAATGAGACGCGCCTCGTGCTGCGCGGCGACGCCAGCCTGACGATCGATGGCGTCGGCGCCTTCGATTTCGCGAGCATCCCCGACAAGCCGCCGACGATCGCGCTCGCCGCCGTCCCGCGCCCCAATGCGCGCGGCTCCCTGACGCTGCGATATCAGATCAAGGATGATTACGGCGCGATCGCCGCCGAGGCCATCTTCGCCGACCCCGTGCTGCCAGACGGCAAAACTTCCTCTCGTTCGCTGGTCGAGGCGCCGAAGGCCGCGCTGCAGCTGCCTCCCGCCGGCGATGAGGCCGGCGAGGCGGAAACCACCATCGATCTCTCCGAAAACCCCTGGGCCGGCGCGCGGGTGCAGATGACGCTCGTCGCGCATGACGAAGGCGGCAATGAAGGCAAGAGCGAAGCCTTCACGATCGTCCTGCCGCAAAAGCCCTTCGTGAAGCCGCTCGCCCGCGCGCTGGTCGAGCAGCGGCGCAATCTCGTGCTGAATCCCGACGACAAGGGCCGCGTCTCGACCGCGCTCGACGCTTTTATGATCGCCCCCGAATCCTTCGACGTCAGCGACGGCGTCTATCTTGGCTTGCGCGTCGCCTCCGAGCGGCTTGCCGCGGCGAGCAGCGACAAGGACCTCGTCGATGTCGCTGACTATCTCTGGCAAATGGCGCTGCGGCTTGAAGAGGGCGATCTTTCGGAAGCCGAGCGCGATCTACGCGCCGCGCAGCAGCAATTGCGCGAGGCCCTGCAACGCAACGCGCCTCCCGAAGAAATCAAGCGCCTTACCGACAATCTGCGCGCGGCGATGGACAAATTCCTGCGCGAATTCGCCGAACAGCAGCAGCAAAAGCAGGAGGACGCCGATCAGAGCGCCGACGATCAGCGGGGATCCGGCAAATCGATCAGCGAAAAAGAGCTGAAGGCGATGCTCGACAAGATGCAGCAGCTTGCGCAAAACGGCGATCCCGCCGAAGCCCAGAAAATGCTCGAGCAGATGCAGAACATCCTTGAAAATCTGAAGATGGCGCAGCATCGCAAGCGCGATCCGCAATCGCGGGAAATGAGCCGGGCGCTGAACGAGCTCGATCGTATGAGCCGCGAGCAGCAGCAGTTGCGCGACGAGACCTATCAGAAGGGCGAGGCGGCCAAGCGCCAGCAAAGGCGCCAGCGCAGCCCGCTCGACGATCAGGACGAGGAGGATTTGAGCGGCGGCGGCCCGAACCAGGACCAGCCGGGCGAGGACGGCGATCAGCAGGAGGCGGATCAGAAGCCGGGCGGGAAGTCTGACGCCGGCCAATCGCAGGCAGAACTTGAAAAGCGGCAGGAGGATTTGCGCCAGCGCCTCGAGGATCTGGAGCAGCGGCTGAAAAAGGCGGGCCAGGGCGGTCCCGGGCTCAGCGACGCGCAAAAAGCCATGCAAGACGCGAAGAAGGCGCTCGGCCAGGGCGCGCGCGGCTCCGACTCCGCCGTCGAGGCGCAGGGGCGCGCCCTCGATGGGTTGCGCGACGGAGCGCAGAAGCTGGCGCAGGCCATGGGCCAGCAGGGCGAAGGCGAGGGCGAAGGCCAAGGCCAGGCGCAGGGGGAAGGACAAGGCGAGGGACAGGAAGGACCGGGCCAGCAGGGCCAATATGGCCAGGACGGCACCGATCCGCTCGGCCGACCAACTGGACGCGAGCGCGCCTTCAACCCAAGCGCCAAATATGATCCGATGGGCGTTCCCGCCGCCGAGAGGGCGCAGCGCGTTCTGGAAGAGCTGCGCCGCCGGCTCGGCGATTTTTCGCGCCCGCGCGAGGAGATGGATTATCTGGAGCGCCTGCTGCGGCGCTATTGA
- the smc gene encoding chromosome segregation protein SMC — MKFTKLRIAGFKTFVDPTDFLIEPGLTGVVGPNGCGKSNLVEAMRWAMGESSSKNMRASGMDDVIFSGGGNRPARNMAEVVLYLDNSARTAPAAFNDSDAIEVSRRIERESGSTYRVNGREARARDVQLLFADASSGSRSPAMVRQGQIGEMISAKPQERRRILEEAAGVAGLHSRRHEAELRLKAAADNLQRLDDILQQIEGQTKGLERQARQAARYRDLAGSIRRAEALLALIHHKEAAQSLAEAEASLDIFTREVEERTKAQAEAARAQGLAAHALPALRDAELAAGGELQRLIIAREALDGEEKRAKARSAELSRRIEQMSGDLARERALIADAAGVLERLDVEQAELSGCAAAEGAFESETRKKLVEAEAALAAMEAELAAAQDSRALIEARRSGFETTLRDERQRLARVEADLARVLDERAAFELQSDSSAESAPLLEELEAALEKAAAFEDEIAALEAAHADARASEASARQRATEADRKAQRLGAEAQTLSKLLNARSGDFWPAVTEEITVARGFEAALGAALGDDLDASTNPSAPAHWAETDRRGDPALPEGCEPLSELVQAPEALARRLNQIGLVTREDGRRLRGALKPGQRLVSKEGDLWRWDGFFQAAEAPTPAARRLVEKNRLGDLVIEADAAREFADALKAEAESCEALRAAAAAAETEARQGHKAALRDIDAARAKHAAAERVEASAAARLSSIADAVQRLTAARDEGRENYALAQSGLDELEGAAEVTERLELCRAGAARERAVASEARAALQAHVREAEARARRIEAIARERTSWLARSEGSGGQISAFETRLAEAQEEFERLAEAPDVFLSSRRTLLGAIEAAEAARKEAADRRAEAETALAAADKAARIALDAMSAAREQKARAEAWIEAARTRRDEVARQIAAELDCGPEDLPALAKLGADEDLPPAADVERRLEALKQDRERLGAVNLRAEEELNEAETEKARLAAEHADLTEAIRRLRQAIASLNKEGRERLLAAFAKVNAHFTELFTTLFGGGSAELQLVESDDPLEAGLEILARPPGKKPQVMTLLSGGEQALTALSLIFAIFLTNPSPICVLDEVDAPLDDANVERFCDLLQEMRGKTETRFITITHNPITMARMNRLFGVTMAERGVSQLVSVDLEDAERLLEAG; from the coding sequence ATGAAATTCACCAAACTGCGCATAGCCGGGTTCAAGACCTTCGTCGATCCAACCGATTTCCTGATCGAGCCGGGCCTGACCGGCGTCGTCGGTCCGAACGGCTGCGGCAAATCCAATCTCGTCGAGGCGATGCGCTGGGCGATGGGCGAAAGCTCCTCGAAGAACATGCGCGCCTCCGGCATGGACGACGTCATCTTTTCCGGCGGCGGCAACCGGCCGGCGCGCAATATGGCCGAAGTCGTCCTCTATCTCGACAATAGCGCGCGGACCGCTCCGGCGGCCTTCAATGATTCCGACGCGATCGAGGTCTCCCGCCGCATCGAGCGCGAATCCGGATCCACCTATCGCGTCAACGGCCGCGAGGCCCGCGCCCGCGACGTGCAGCTCTTGTTCGCCGACGCCTCGTCCGGCTCGCGCTCGCCGGCGATGGTGCGCCAGGGGCAGATCGGCGAGATGATCTCGGCCAAGCCGCAGGAGCGCCGCCGCATCCTCGAAGAGGCCGCCGGCGTCGCCGGCCTGCACTCGCGCCGCCACGAGGCGGAGCTGCGCCTCAAGGCCGCCGCCGACAATCTGCAGCGCCTCGACGATATTTTGCAGCAGATCGAGGGCCAGACGAAGGGCCTCGAACGGCAGGCGCGGCAGGCGGCGCGCTACCGCGATCTTGCTGGGTCGATCCGGCGCGCGGAGGCCCTGCTCGCCCTTATCCATCATAAGGAGGCGGCGCAGTCCCTCGCCGAGGCCGAGGCCAGCCTCGACATTTTTACGCGCGAGGTCGAGGAACGCACCAAAGCACAGGCCGAGGCTGCGCGCGCGCAGGGTCTTGCCGCCCACGCTTTGCCTGCCCTGCGCGACGCCGAGCTCGCGGCCGGCGGCGAATTGCAGCGGCTGATCATCGCCAGAGAAGCGCTCGACGGCGAGGAAAAACGCGCCAAGGCGCGCAGCGCGGAACTGTCGCGCCGGATCGAACAAATGTCCGGCGATCTCGCCCGCGAACGGGCGCTGATCGCTGATGCGGCCGGGGTGCTCGAACGGCTTGACGTCGAGCAGGCTGAACTTTCGGGCTGCGCCGCGGCGGAGGGCGCCTTCGAGAGCGAAACGCGCAAAAAGCTCGTCGAGGCGGAAGCGGCCCTTGCGGCGATGGAGGCGGAGCTCGCGGCGGCGCAGGACTCTCGCGCCCTGATCGAGGCGCGCCGCTCGGGATTTGAGACGACGCTGCGCGACGAACGCCAGCGGCTGGCGCGCGTCGAGGCCGACCTCGCGCGGGTTCTGGACGAGCGCGCGGCTTTCGAGCTGCAATCGGACTCCAGCGCGGAGAGCGCGCCTCTTCTCGAAGAGCTGGAAGCGGCGCTGGAAAAAGCCGCCGCCTTCGAGGACGAGATCGCCGCCCTTGAGGCCGCTCACGCCGATGCGCGCGCCAGCGAGGCGAGCGCCCGCCAGCGCGCGACTGAGGCCGACCGCAAGGCGCAAAGACTGGGCGCCGAGGCGCAGACGCTTTCAAAATTGCTGAACGCCCGAAGCGGCGATTTCTGGCCGGCGGTCACCGAGGAGATTACCGTCGCGCGCGGCTTTGAGGCGGCGCTGGGGGCGGCGCTCGGCGACGACCTTGACGCCTCGACCAATCCGTCGGCGCCGGCGCATTGGGCGGAAACGGACCGGCGCGGCGATCCCGCTTTGCCGGAAGGCTGCGAACCGCTGTCTGAGCTCGTGCAGGCGCCGGAGGCTCTGGCGCGGCGCCTGAACCAGATCGGCCTCGTCACGCGCGAAGACGGCCGGCGCCTGCGCGGAGCGCTGAAGCCCGGCCAACGGCTGGTTTCGAAGGAAGGCGATCTTTGGCGCTGGGACGGATTTTTTCAGGCCGCGGAAGCGCCGACGCCGGCGGCGCGCCGCCTCGTCGAGAAAAACCGCCTCGGCGATCTTGTGATTGAGGCTGATGCCGCGCGGGAATTTGCCGACGCCCTCAAGGCTGAGGCCGAATCCTGCGAAGCGCTGCGCGCCGCGGCTGCGGCCGCCGAAACCGAGGCGCGCCAGGGCCATAAGGCGGCGCTGCGGGACATTGACGCGGCGCGCGCCAAACATGCCGCCGCCGAACGCGTCGAAGCCAGCGCCGCGGCGCGGCTGTCTTCCATCGCCGACGCGGTGCAGCGCCTAACGGCGGCGCGAGACGAAGGACGCGAAAACTACGCTCTGGCGCAGAGCGGCCTCGATGAACTCGAGGGCGCAGCCGAAGTGACCGAGCGGCTCGAGCTCTGCCGCGCCGGCGCCGCCCGCGAGCGCGCCGTGGCGAGCGAGGCGCGCGCCGCGCTTCAGGCCCATGTGCGCGAGGCCGAGGCGCGCGCTCGCCGCATCGAGGCGATCGCGCGCGAGCGCACGTCCTGGCTCGCCCGCAGCGAAGGCTCCGGCGGCCAGATCAGCGCCTTCGAGACGCGGCTCGCGGAAGCGCAGGAGGAATTCGAGCGCCTCGCCGAAGCCCCCGACGTGTTTTTGTCGAGCCGCCGCACGCTGCTTGGCGCGATCGAGGCGGCCGAAGCCGCCCGTAAGGAGGCGGCCGACCGGCGCGCCGAAGCTGAGACCGCGCTCGCCGCCGCCGACAAGGCCGCGCGGATCGCCCTCGACGCCATGAGCGCCGCGCGCGAACAAAAGGCCCGCGCCGAAGCCTGGATCGAGGCCGCCCGCACGCGGCGCGACGAGGTGGCGCGCCAGATCGCCGCCGAACTCGACTGCGGCCCCGAAGATCTGCCGGCGCTGGCGAAGCTCGGCGCGGACGAGGATCTGCCGCCGGCCGCCGATGTGGAGCGGCGGCTTGAGGCGCTTAAACAGGACCGCGAGCGGCTCGGCGCGGTCAATCTGCGGGCGGAGGAAGAGCTCAACGAAGCGGAAACGGAAAAAGCCCGCCTCGCCGCCGAGCACGCCGACCTCACCGAGGCGATCCGGCGCCTGCGGCAGGCGATCGCCAGCCTCAACAAGGAAGGCCGCGAGCGCCTGCTCGCCGCCTTCGCCAAGGTGAACGCGCACTTTACCGAGCTGTTCACCACCCTGTTCGGCGGCGGCTCAGCCGAGTTGCAGCTCGTCGAATCGGACGACCCGCTCGAGGCGGGGCTCGAGATCCTTGCCCGTCCGCCCGGCAAGAAGCCTCAGGTGATGACGCTGCTGTCAGGCGGCGAACAGGCGCTGACCGCCTTGTCGCTGATCTTTGCGATCTTCCTCACCAATCCGTCGCCGATCTGCGTGCTCGACGAGGTCGACGCGCCGCTCGACGACGCCAATGTGGAGCGCTTCTGCGACCTGTTGCAGGAGATGCGCGGCAAGACGGAAACCCGCTTCATCACCATCACCCATAATCCGATCACCATGGCGCGGATGAACCGCCTGTTCGGCGTCACCATGGCCGAACGCGGCGTAAGCCAGCTGGTCAGCGTCGATCTTGAGGACGCCGAACGTCTGCTGGAGGCCGGCTGA
- a CDS encoding F0F1 ATP synthase subunit C: protein MDPAAAKFIGAGLAAIGMGAAAIGVGLIFGNFLSGALRNPTASDAQFGRAFIGAALAEGLGIFAFLVAILLLFVL, encoded by the coding sequence ATGGATCCCGCAGCAGCTAAATTCATCGGCGCCGGCCTCGCCGCCATCGGCATGGGCGCCGCCGCCATCGGCGTCGGCCTGATTTTCGGCAACTTCCTGTCGGGCGCCCTGCGCAATCCGACCGCCTCCGACGCCCAGTTCGGTCGCGCCTTCATCGGCGCGGCGCTTGCGGAAGGTCTCGGCATTTTCGCCTTCCTCGTGGCGATCCTTCTGCTCTTCGTGCTTTAG
- a CDS encoding F0F1 ATP synthase subunit B (Produces ATP from ADP in the presence of a proton gradient across the membrane. Subunit B is part of the membrane proton channel.), with the protein MLNEETFVAFGFLLLVGLFAYLGVHKKIAGALDSRGERIKGELAEAQRLRAEAEAVLASFGKRLQEAEAEAAAVVAQAHAEADRLAKEAATRLTEFVERRTKQAQEKIAAAEAQATADVRAAAADAATKAAGLVLKEEAKGPFGEQLVSSSINDLKSLFH; encoded by the coding sequence ATGCTGAACGAAGAAACTTTCGTCGCCTTCGGGTTCTTGCTTCTGGTCGGTCTCTTCGCCTATCTCGGCGTGCATAAGAAGATCGCCGGCGCGCTCGACAGCCGCGGCGAGCGCATCAAGGGCGAACTCGCCGAAGCGCAGCGGCTTCGCGCCGAAGCCGAAGCCGTCCTCGCCTCTTTCGGCAAACGTCTGCAGGAAGCCGAGGCCGAGGCCGCCGCCGTCGTGGCGCAAGCCCATGCCGAGGCCGACCGCCTCGCCAAGGAAGCCGCAACGCGCCTGACGGAATTCGTCGAGCGCCGCACCAAGCAGGCGCAGGAAAAAATCGCCGCCGCCGAGGCGCAGGCGACCGCCGATGTGCGCGCCGCCGCCGCCGACGCTGCAACAAAGGCCGCCGGGCTGGTCCTCAAGGAAGAAGCCAAGGGGCCGTTCGGCGAGCAGCTCGTCTCAAGCAGCATCAACGATCTGAAGTCGCTGTTTCACTGA
- a CDS encoding transglutaminase-like domain-containing protein produces MKLRVGYELIYEFPQATPLIGMLNIHHSRVADLAEPDHIKITPPVRISGYRDLFGNWCSRIVAPAGTMVLSTDAIVSDTGLPDEIVPDAAQVPIELLPEEAIVFLLPSRFCDSDRLLDLAWQLFGQTKPGWARVQAICDFTHQRIQFGYNFARVTRTASEAYQEGQGVCRDYAHLAVAFCRALNIPARYCTGYLGDVGMEPPYPPGDFAAWFEVFLGGAWRTFDARNNEPRIGRVLLARGRDAADVAITTTFGPNVLKGFRVWTDEVLESAESGLTPLGAAIA; encoded by the coding sequence TTGAAGCTTCGAGTCGGCTATGAGTTGATTTATGAATTTCCGCAGGCGACGCCGCTGATCGGGATGCTGAACATTCATCATTCGCGCGTCGCCGATCTCGCCGAGCCGGACCATATCAAGATCACGCCTCCGGTTCGCATCTCCGGCTATCGCGATCTTTTCGGCAATTGGTGCAGCCGGATCGTCGCGCCCGCCGGGACAATGGTCCTGTCGACGGACGCGATCGTGTCGGATACGGGGCTTCCCGACGAAATCGTTCCGGACGCGGCCCAGGTCCCGATCGAGCTTCTCCCGGAAGAGGCGATCGTATTTCTGCTGCCGAGCCGCTTTTGCGATTCGGACCGGCTGCTCGATCTCGCCTGGCAGCTCTTCGGGCAGACCAAGCCGGGTTGGGCGCGCGTGCAGGCGATCTGCGACTTTACCCATCAGCGCATCCAGTTCGGCTATAATTTCGCGCGGGTGACGCGGACGGCGTCGGAAGCCTATCAGGAAGGGCAGGGCGTCTGCCGCGACTACGCCCATCTGGCCGTCGCCTTCTGTCGCGCGCTCAATATTCCGGCGCGCTATTGCACCGGCTATCTCGGCGACGTCGGCATGGAGCCGCCCTATCCGCCGGGCGATTTCGCGGCCTGGTTCGAGGTCTTTCTCGGCGGCGCCTGGCGCACCTTCGACGCCCGCAATAATGAGCCGCGCATTGGCCGCGTCCTACTGGCGCGCGGACGCGACGCCGCCGATGTCGCGATCACGACCACCTTCGGGCCGAATGTGCTGAAGGGGTTTCGAGTCTGGACCGACGAGGTTTTGGAAAGCGCCGAGTCGGGCCTCACGCCGCTTGGAGCGGCCATCGCTTAA
- a CDS encoding ATP synthase subunit B encodes MATHEGHTSGTVEPADIDHGAHAFPPFDSSNFSSTLIWLAISFGLLYYLLSKIALPRVEGILNTRQGKITSDLEEAHRAREKSEQAAAEHEKTIASARAKAQALAQEAQAKINAENDAKRHALESNLAGKLADAEKQIVETKSKAMANVETIAAEAASAIVERLTGRPADGVAVAAAVSQSKA; translated from the coding sequence ATGGCGACACATGAAGGGCACACCAGCGGCACGGTTGAGCCCGCTGACATTGACCATGGCGCCCACGCCTTCCCGCCGTTTGATTCGTCCAATTTCTCCTCGACCCTGATCTGGCTCGCGATCAGCTTCGGGCTGCTCTATTATCTCCTCTCGAAGATCGCTTTGCCGCGGGTGGAAGGCATCCTGAACACGCGCCAGGGCAAGATCACGAGCGATCTCGAGGAAGCCCATCGCGCGCGCGAAAAGTCCGAACAGGCCGCCGCCGAGCACGAAAAAACTATCGCCTCCGCGCGCGCCAAGGCGCAGGCCCTGGCGCAGGAAGCGCAAGCGAAGATCAACGCCGAGAACGACGCCAAGCGCCACGCGCTCGAATCCAATCTCGCCGGGAAGCTGGCGGACGCCGAAAAGCAGATCGTCGAAACCAAGTCCAAAGCCATGGCGAATGTCGAGACGATCGCGGCTGAGGCCGCCTCGGCGATCGTCGAGCGCCTCACCGGGCGTCCCGCAGACGGCGTCGCCGTCGCCGCGGCGGTTTCCCAGTCCAAGGCGTGA
- the lysA gene encoding diaminopimelate decarboxylase — MHHFESENGVLYAENVDLAALADDVGTPFYCYSSATLSRHYRVFKSALEGIDSLVCYAVKANSNQAVLTTLARLGAGMDVVSEGELRRALAAGAPASQITFSGVGKTKQEMAFALKAGIFCFNVESEPELLALSEVASAIGSTARIAIRVNPDVDAKTHAKISTGKSENKFGVPISRAREVYAEAGRLPNIKVSGVDLHIGSQITDLEPFDASFKLAAGFVATLRADGHDIDHVDVGGGLGIPYREGDDPASYHPDRYARILRARLGPLECRIVCEPGRLIVGNAGILVTRVLYLKRGEAKTFVIVDAAMNDLIRPTLYDAYHEIRPVRPRADAPEILADVVGPVCETGDYLALGRKMAAPQPGDLLAIMSAGAYGATQSSTYNSRLLIPEVLVNGAAYAVVRPRPAYDELIGLDKLPAWLR; from the coding sequence ATGCATCATTTCGAGTCAGAAAACGGCGTTCTGTATGCCGAAAACGTCGATCTCGCCGCGCTCGCGGACGACGTCGGCACGCCCTTCTATTGCTATTCGAGCGCGACGCTCTCGCGCCATTACCGGGTCTTCAAATCGGCGCTCGAGGGGATCGATTCGCTGGTCTGCTACGCCGTCAAGGCGAATTCCAACCAGGCGGTGCTGACCACCCTCGCCCGTCTCGGCGCGGGAATGGACGTCGTCTCGGAAGGGGAGCTTCGCCGCGCCCTCGCCGCCGGCGCTCCGGCCTCGCAGATTACCTTTTCCGGCGTCGGCAAGACAAAGCAGGAGATGGCCTTCGCGCTCAAGGCCGGCATCTTCTGCTTCAATGTCGAATCAGAGCCCGAACTCCTCGCGCTCTCCGAAGTCGCGAGCGCGATAGGGTCGACCGCGCGCATCGCCATTCGCGTCAATCCGGACGTCGACGCCAAAACGCACGCCAAGATTTCCACCGGCAAGTCCGAGAATAAATTCGGCGTGCCAATTTCCCGCGCACGCGAGGTCTATGCCGAGGCGGGGCGGCTGCCCAACATAAAGGTCAGCGGGGTCGATCTGCATATTGGCTCGCAGATCACCGATCTCGAACCGTTCGACGCCTCGTTCAAGCTCGCCGCCGGCTTCGTCGCGACGCTGCGCGCCGACGGCCATGACATCGATCATGTCGATGTCGGCGGCGGCCTTGGCATTCCCTATCGCGAGGGCGACGACCCGGCGAGCTATCATCCGGACCGCTACGCCCGCATTTTGCGCGCCCGCCTTGGCCCGCTCGAGTGCCGAATCGTCTGCGAGCCCGGCCGGCTCATCGTCGGCAACGCCGGAATTCTGGTGACGCGCGTTCTCTATCTCAAGCGCGGCGAGGCGAAGACTTTCGTCATCGTCGACGCGGCGATGAACGACCTGATCCGGCCGACGCTTTATGACGCCTACCACGAGATAAGGCCGGTGCGCCCGCGCGCGGACGCGCCGGAGATCCTCGCCGACGTCGTCGGGCCGGTGTGCGAAACGGGCGATTATCTGGCCCTCGGGCGCAAGATGGCGGCGCCGCAGCCCGGCGATCTCCTCGCAATCATGTCGGCCGGGGCCTATGGCGCGACGCAATCCTCGACCTATAATTCGCGCCTGCTTATTCCCGAAGTTCTCGTCAATGGCGCAGCCTATGCCGTCGTTCGGCCTCGCCCTGCCTACGATGAATTGATCGGGCTCGACAAACTTCCGGCTTGGTTGCGGTAG
- a CDS encoding F0F1 ATP synthase subunit A, with translation MDPIHQFKIEPILSLHPFGIDASFTNASLFMVIVVLASAALMILGTSGRSLIPGRLQSAAEMTYEFVANTVRMSAGREGMRFFPFVFSLFLFVLFSNLIGLIPYTFTVTSQIIVTFALAALVIGTVIVYGVIRHGAHFLNLFVPSGVAPALLPFIVLIEVISFISRPISLSVRLFANMLAGHITLKVLGGFVAALLGAGAYAVIAPLPLAGVVALTAFELLVAVLQAYVFAILTCVYLNDAIHPGH, from the coding sequence ATGGATCCGATCCATCAGTTCAAGATCGAGCCGATCCTGAGCTTGCACCCGTTCGGAATCGACGCCTCCTTCACCAACGCCTCCCTGTTCATGGTGATCGTCGTTCTCGCCAGCGCGGCGCTGATGATCCTTGGCACCTCCGGACGCTCGCTCATTCCCGGCCGGCTCCAGTCCGCCGCCGAAATGACCTATGAATTCGTCGCCAATACGGTGCGCATGTCGGCCGGACGCGAGGGGATGCGGTTCTTTCCCTTCGTCTTTTCGCTTTTCCTGTTCGTGCTGTTCTCCAACCTTATCGGCCTCATTCCCTATACTTTCACGGTGACGAGCCAGATCATCGTCACCTTCGCGCTCGCTGCGCTGGTGATCGGCACCGTCATCGTTTATGGCGTCATCCGTCATGGCGCGCATTTCCTCAATCTGTTCGTGCCGTCTGGCGTCGCGCCCGCGCTTCTCCCGTTCATCGTGCTGATTGAGGTGATCTCCTTCATCTCCCGGCCGATCAGCCTGTCTGTCCGCTTGTTCGCGAATATGCTGGCGGGCCACATCACGCTCAAAGTTCTTGGCGGCTTCGTCGCCGCTTTGCTCGGCGCGGGCGCCTATGCCGTGATCGCGCCGCTTCCTCTGGCCGGCGTTGTCGCGCTGACGGCTTTCGAGCTTCTCGTGGCCGTTCTGCAAGCCTACGTCTTCGCCATCCTCACTTGCGTCTATCTGAACGACGCAATTCATCCGGGTCACTGA